One genomic region from Hirundo rustica isolate bHirRus1 chromosome 5, bHirRus1.pri.v3, whole genome shotgun sequence encodes:
- the ABCG2 gene encoding broad substrate specificity ATP-binding cassette transporter ABCG2 — translation MSEPGTNGIPSSMQSSPDLAGRAGSVLTFHNICYRVKTKTGFLCFQKTTKKEVLRDVNGIMKPGLNAILGPTGSGKSSLLDILAARKDPHGLSGDILINGAPQPANFKCTSGYVVQDDVVMGTLTVRENLKFSAALRLPKSVKEQEKDERVNQIIKELGLSKVADSKVGTQFTRGVSGGERKRTNIGMELITDPAILFLDEPTTGLDASTANAVLVLLKRMSKQGKTIIFSIHQPRYSIFRLFDTLTLLAAGRVLYHGPAQQAIEHFQSLGYQCEPYNNPADFFLDVINGDSTAVAMNKADESKTESTEEPSEYDKTLADQLAEKYSNSAYYRETKAQLESISSGNKKKAKGLFRQITYANSFLHQLKWVSRRTFKNLIGSPQASIAQLLITALLGLIVGAIYFGLEDNSAGIQNRVGAMFFLTTNQCFSSVSAIELFVVEKKIFIHEYISGYYRTSAYFIAKLMADLIPIRTLPSIIFTCIVYFMLGLKPTVEAFFTMMFTLTMVSYTATSMALAIAAGQSVAAIANLLMTVTFVFMILFSGLLVNLTSILSWLSWLKYFSIPRYGMTALQINEFTGLTFCGSSNDTVLSSDSIYRQTGQLICTGEDYLKSQGIEASTWGLWQNHLALACMTFIFLTIAYLKLRFMKKFS, via the exons ATGTCAGAACCTGGTACAAATGGCATTCCCAGTAGCATGCAGTCCTCGCCAGACTTGGCTGGCAGGGCGGGAAGCGTGCTCACCTTCCACAACATCTGCTACCGTGTGAAGACAAAGACTGGGTTCCTGTGTttccaaaaaaccaccaaaaaagaAGTTCTGAGAGATGTCAA TGGCATCATGAAACCAGGACTGAATGCAATTTTGGGACCCACTGGCAGCGGTAAATCTTC GCTACTGGACATTTTGGCCGCAAGGAAGGATCCCCACGGGCTCTCTGGTGACATTTTGATCAATGGAGCTCCTCAGCCTGCCAACTTTAAATGTACCTCCGGGTACGTGGTACAG gatGATGTGGTGATGGGAACCCTGACTGTAAGAGAAAACCTGAAGTTCTCAGCAGCACTTCGCTTGCCAAAGTCAGTgaaggaacaggaaaaagatGAACGAGTGAATCAGATCATCAAGGAACTGGGTTTGAGCAAAGTGGCAGATTCCAAG GTTGGTACCCAGTTCACTCGTGGGGTGTCTGGAGGAGAGCGGAAAAGGACCAATATTGGGATGGAGCTCATCACGGATCCTGCCATCTTGTTTTTGGATGAGCCAACCACGGGACTTGATGCCAGCACTGCCAACGCTGTCCTAGTGTTACTGAAAAG GATGTCGAAACAAGGAAAGACAATCATCTTCTCCATCCACCAGCCTCGGTACTCCATATTCCGACTGTTTGACACGCTgaccctgctggctgcagggagagtGCTGTACCACGGCCCGGCCCAGCAGGCCATCGAACACTTCCAGTCCCTCG gcTACCAGTGCGAGCCCTACAACAACCCCGCCGACTTTTTCCTGGACGTCATCAATGGCGACTCCACTGCCGTGGCAATGAACAAGGCTGATGAAAGCAAGACAG AGAGCACTGAAGAACCCTCTGAATATGATAAAACCTTGGCTGACCAATTAGCAGAAAAATACTCCAATTCTGCCTACTACCGAGAAACAAAAGCACAACTAGAGAGCatttcttcaggaaataaaaagaaagccaaaGGACTTTTCAGGCAAATCACATATGCCAATTCCTTCCTCCACCAGCTGAAATGGGTGTCCAGGCGCACATTTAAAAACCTGATAGGAAGCCCTCAGGCTTCCATAGCTCAG CTTCTTATTACAGCTCTTCTGGGACTGATTGTAGGTGCCATTTACTTTGGACTTGAAGACAACTCTGCTGGAATACAGAACAG AGTGGGCGCAATGTTCTTTCTGACCACCAACCAGTGTTTCAGCAGCGTCTCAGCTATTGAACTCTTCGTtgtggaaaagaagatatttat ACATGAATACATCAGTGGGTACTACAGAACATCTGCATACTTCATAGCAAAGCTAATGGCTGATTTAATACCCATAAGGACTCTGCCCAGCATCATCTTCACCTGCATAGTTTACTTCATGCTAG GTCTGAAACCAACAGTAGAAGCCTTCTTTACCATGATGTTCACCCTTACGATGGTGTCCTACACAGCCACTTCCATGGCACTTGCCATTGCCGCAGGACAGAGCGTGGCCGCCATAGCAAACCTGCTCATGACTGTCACGTTTGTTTTTATGATT CTTTTCTCTGGGTTGCTGGTCAATCTCACAAGCATCCTgtcctggctctcctggctcaAATACTTCAGCATCCCTCGATATGGAATGACA gctttacAGATCAATGAGTTCACTGGTCTGACCTTCTGTGGCAGCAGTAACGACACAGTTTTAAGCAGTGACAGTATATATCGACAGACAGGCCAGCT GATATGTACTGGAGAGGATTATCTGAAGAGTCAAGGCATCGAAGCCAGCAcctgggggctgtggcagaaCCACCTGGCCCTGGCCTGCATGACGTTCATCTTCCTGACCATCGCCTACCTCAAACTGCGCTTCATGAAGAAGTTCTCTTAA